The following coding sequences lie in one Sporocytophaga myxococcoides DSM 11118 genomic window:
- a CDS encoding glycoside hydrolase family 3 N-terminal domain-containing protein: MFNIKSKVFFKLSLCFVCIILCSAWLHKSEEKPQYKNASLSPEERAADLLSRMTIEEKTAQLIGFWDIDGTKVVTGDSTFKETIFKEIFKNGIGEIGPMNLPIEKDVNWKNAAQKFLMTKTRLGIPAIFHDEGCHGLMKPEATSFPMTIGLASSWDEKLFEEVYDITAREMRSRGGHQALTPILDVGRDPRFGRIEEFYGEDPFLNSRLGAAQVRGLQGGSSGVVDKYHVLATLKHFTAHGSPEGGLNRNSGNISMRDLREIHIYPFQYVIEQSKPAAVMASYNEIDGIPSHSNAWLLQEILREELGFKGLIVSDYEGIRQLHADHKVAEGPKEAALQALKAGIQIELPLPDSYNTIPELIKENKLDISLIDSCVKQILILKFNLGLFENPYVNASNAIAEAKKGESQTLALKAAQKSIVLLKNNENVLPLTINKYKKIAVIGPNADFAYLGGYSGTPFYNVSILDGIKKRAGNNVEVLYAKGCEITQNHKKNSFYNWKHALDIKLSTPEQNKPLIDEAIKVASAADIVVLVVGDNETTCREAWMKGHEGDRSSLDLIGSQNELINSIVATGKPVIIYLMGGRPLAIGNLKDNEGVKAILEGWYMGQETGNAAASILFGDIAPSGKLTVSLPKSAGHIPAYYSRKSMSRAFDYAFSDNEPVYAFGHGLSYVTFQYSSPRLSQPTMSISGSLTLNVDVTNTGNMQAEEVVQLYIRDQVASVTRPVKELKGFKRVTLNPGETKTVSFNIDPSLLSFYDINMLYGVEPGKFTLMTGGNSTDLKSVELMVR; encoded by the coding sequence ATGTTCAATATCAAAAGTAAAGTCTTTTTTAAGCTGAGTTTATGCTTTGTATGTATTATTCTTTGTTCAGCATGGCTTCATAAATCAGAAGAAAAACCTCAATATAAAAATGCCTCACTATCTCCAGAGGAAAGGGCTGCGGATTTGCTTTCCCGAATGACTATTGAAGAGAAGACAGCTCAGCTTATAGGCTTTTGGGATATTGATGGAACCAAGGTAGTTACAGGTGACAGTACATTTAAGGAAACTATATTTAAGGAAATCTTCAAAAATGGTATAGGCGAGATTGGTCCAATGAATTTACCTATAGAAAAAGATGTGAACTGGAAAAATGCTGCACAGAAATTTCTAATGACTAAGACCCGTTTGGGTATACCTGCAATTTTTCACGATGAAGGCTGTCATGGTCTTATGAAGCCAGAAGCTACCTCTTTTCCTATGACAATAGGTCTTGCATCGTCCTGGGATGAAAAATTATTTGAAGAAGTATATGATATAACCGCTCGAGAAATGCGTTCCCGTGGAGGTCATCAGGCACTTACTCCAATACTAGATGTAGGAAGAGATCCGAGGTTTGGAAGGATCGAAGAATTTTATGGAGAAGATCCATTTCTGAACAGTCGTCTGGGTGCAGCTCAGGTAAGAGGCTTGCAAGGTGGAAGCAGCGGTGTGGTGGATAAATATCATGTTCTGGCAACTCTTAAACATTTTACTGCTCATGGAAGTCCTGAAGGAGGTCTAAACAGAAACTCTGGAAATATTAGCATGAGAGATCTAAGAGAAATTCATATTTATCCGTTTCAATATGTAATAGAACAATCAAAGCCTGCCGCAGTAATGGCATCATACAATGAGATAGATGGAATACCATCACATTCGAATGCATGGCTGTTACAGGAGATACTTAGAGAGGAATTAGGTTTTAAAGGATTAATAGTATCAGATTATGAAGGGATACGCCAATTACATGCTGATCATAAAGTAGCCGAAGGTCCTAAAGAAGCTGCATTACAGGCACTCAAGGCCGGGATTCAGATTGAGCTCCCGCTTCCTGATTCATATAACACGATACCTGAATTGATTAAAGAAAACAAACTTGATATCTCTTTGATTGATTCGTGTGTTAAACAAATATTGATTTTGAAATTTAACCTTGGTCTGTTTGAGAACCCTTATGTAAATGCTTCCAATGCCATTGCAGAGGCAAAGAAAGGTGAGTCTCAAACACTTGCTTTAAAGGCTGCGCAAAAATCAATTGTTTTATTGAAGAATAATGAAAACGTGTTGCCGCTGACTATAAACAAGTATAAAAAAATAGCGGTGATAGGCCCCAACGCTGATTTTGCATATTTGGGAGGTTATAGCGGAACCCCTTTCTATAATGTTTCTATTCTGGACGGAATAAAAAAACGTGCTGGAAATAATGTTGAAGTATTATATGCAAAAGGTTGTGAGATTACCCAAAATCATAAGAAGAATTCTTTCTACAACTGGAAACATGCATTAGATATAAAACTATCGACACCTGAACAAAATAAGCCTCTGATTGATGAAGCGATAAAAGTTGCTTCAGCTGCAGATATTGTAGTTCTTGTTGTTGGGGACAATGAGACTACTTGCCGTGAAGCATGGATGAAAGGGCATGAGGGTGATAGAAGTTCCTTAGATCTCATAGGTTCTCAGAATGAACTAATCAATTCGATAGTAGCAACAGGGAAACCTGTAATCATTTATCTTATGGGAGGGCGGCCACTTGCAATTGGAAATCTTAAAGACAATGAAGGAGTAAAAGCAATCCTGGAGGGCTGGTATATGGGGCAGGAGACCGGTAATGCCGCTGCTTCAATATTGTTCGGAGATATTGCTCCCTCTGGGAAACTCACGGTTTCACTGCCAAAGTCTGCAGGACATATACCTGCTTACTACAGCAGAAAATCCATGTCTCGTGCATTCGATTACGCATTTTCAGATAATGAGCCTGTATATGCTTTCGGTCATGGATTAAGTTATGTAACCTTTCAGTATAGTAGCCCAAGATTAAGTCAGCCAACAATGAGTATTTCTGGTTCTTTGACTCTTAATGTTGATGTTACCAATACAGGAAATATGCAGGCAGAAGAAGTTGTTCAATTATATATCAGAGATCAGGTAGCTTCAGTAACACGGCCGGTTAAGGAACTGAAAGGTTTTAAACGAGTGACCCTGAATCCAGGAGAAACAAAGACCGTCTCATTTAACATAGATCCATCTTTATTATCATTCTATGATATTAATATGCTTTATGGCGTAGAGCCCGGAAAATTTACACTCATGACAGGAGGTAATTCGACGGACTTAAAAAGTGTCGAATTGATGGTAAGATAA
- a CDS encoding DUF4256 domain-containing protein has translation MANKKKLSAKESEELLTILKVRFEKNMNRHKGLEWAAVHAKLIAAAYAEKLWSLNEMEKTGGEPDVVGYDKKTGEYIFNDCSAESPKGRRSICYDHEALEARKEHKPENSAMGMASDMGIEILTEEQYRELQKLGNFDTKTSSWVKTPSDIRKLGGAIFCDRRYNTVFMYHNGAESYYAARGFRGSLRV, from the coding sequence ATGGCTAATAAAAAGAAATTGTCAGCTAAAGAAAGTGAAGAGTTGCTCACAATATTAAAAGTTCGTTTTGAGAAAAATATGAATCGCCATAAAGGACTTGAATGGGCTGCTGTCCATGCTAAGCTAATAGCGGCTGCTTATGCAGAAAAGCTATGGTCGCTTAATGAAATGGAAAAAACCGGTGGCGAACCTGATGTGGTAGGTTATGATAAAAAGACGGGTGAATATATTTTTAATGATTGTTCAGCTGAGAGTCCTAAAGGAAGAAGAAGTATTTGTTATGATCATGAAGCATTAGAAGCTAGGAAAGAGCATAAACCGGAAAATAGTGCAATGGGGATGGCGTCTGACATGGGGATCGAGATCCTGACAGAAGAACAATATAGGGAACTTCAGAAGCTTGGGAACTTTGATACTAAAACATCCAGCTGGGTAAAAACACCTTCTGATATAAGAAAGCTCGGTGGAGCGATTTTCTGTGATCGTCGCTATAACACTGTTTTTATGTATCACAATGGAGCGGAATCTTACTATGCAGCCAGAGGGTTCAGAGGCTCACTAAGAGTCTGA
- a CDS encoding YdeI/OmpD-associated family protein → MNPKVDFYFNEAQKWKEEIEQLRTIVLDTALTEELKWGCPCYVFEKRNIVLIHVFKEYCALLFFKGALLKDKKGILIQQTENVQSARQIRFTNVKEIVKLEKTLKSYIYEAVEVEEAGLKVELKKTSDYPIPEEFQKRLDKMKVLKTAFEELTPGRQRAYIFYFSQPKQSKTRESRIEKCIQQILEGRGLND, encoded by the coding sequence ATGAACCCCAAGGTTGACTTTTATTTTAATGAAGCCCAAAAGTGGAAGGAAGAAATCGAGCAATTGAGAACGATTGTTCTTGACACTGCGCTGACAGAAGAGTTGAAGTGGGGGTGTCCTTGTTATGTGTTTGAGAAAAGGAACATTGTTTTAATACATGTGTTTAAAGAATATTGTGCGCTTTTGTTTTTCAAAGGCGCACTTTTAAAGGATAAGAAAGGTATTCTAATCCAACAAACTGAAAATGTACAGTCAGCACGACAGATTCGGTTTACAAATGTGAAGGAAATAGTGAAGTTGGAAAAGACATTGAAGTCCTATATTTATGAAGCCGTTGAAGTTGAAGAAGCTGGTTTAAAAGTAGAATTGAAAAAGACTTCAGATTACCCGATACCAGAAGAGTTTCAAAAGAGGTTAGATAAAATGAAGGTTTTGAAAACTGCTTTTGAAGAATTGACACCTGGACGACAAAGAGCATACATATTTTATTTTTCTCAACCCAAGCAATCCAAGACCCGAGAGTCCAGAATAGAAAAATGCATACAACAAATACTCGAAGGAAGAGGATTAAACGATTAG
- a CDS encoding DoxX family protein, producing the protein MTKRNKIIYWVATLWLSLGMLSGGIAQLLHVEDTVKGVTHLGYPAYFLTIIGVWKILGVIAILIPRFPLVKEWAYAGFFFCMSGALYSHIAVADAPTENIGPVLLIVLIIVSWYFRPSDRKFVSSNQ; encoded by the coding sequence ATGACAAAGAGAAACAAAATTATCTATTGGGTTGCTACCCTTTGGTTGTCACTGGGAATGCTTTCCGGTGGAATTGCACAATTACTTCATGTGGAAGACACTGTAAAGGGAGTTACCCATTTAGGTTACCCTGCTTATTTCTTAACTATAATTGGAGTCTGGAAAATTTTGGGAGTCATAGCAATACTCATTCCTAGATTTCCTTTAGTAAAGGAATGGGCTTATGCAGGATTTTTCTTTTGCATGTCAGGAGCTCTATATTCACATATTGCCGTGGCAGACGCACCCACAGAAAATATCGGACCAGTATTATTAATCGTTTTGATTATAGTATCTTGGTATTTCAGACCTTCTGATAGAAAGTTCGTTTCATCAAATCAATAA
- a CDS encoding SRPBCC domain-containing protein: MELKTKIDAVEGKQEIVITREFELPLDLLFKAYIEPEIVEQWMGTKVLKLENKKHGSWQFETLDPKGNKHGFSGVIHEFIPNEKITRTFEMENAPFGPQLEFLDFERLTDDTSKLRMHVVYRSVAIRDQILQLPFAQGINMAHNRLQEIVNKLK; this comes from the coding sequence ATGGAATTAAAAACAAAGATAGATGCTGTAGAAGGCAAGCAGGAGATAGTGATCACAAGGGAATTTGAGTTGCCATTGGATTTGCTTTTTAAAGCATACATTGAACCGGAAATTGTTGAGCAATGGATGGGAACAAAAGTGTTGAAACTGGAAAATAAAAAGCATGGTAGCTGGCAATTTGAAACGCTTGATCCCAAGGGTAATAAACATGGATTTAGTGGTGTCATTCATGAATTTATTCCGAATGAGAAAATTACAAGAACGTTTGAAATGGAGAATGCGCCGTTTGGTCCTCAGCTTGAGTTCCTTGATTTTGAAAGGCTCACAGATGATACCAGCAAGCTCAGAATGCACGTGGTATACAGATCTGTTGCAATACGAGATCAGATACTTCAGTTGCCATTTGCCCAAGGAATTAACATGGCGCATAACAGATTACAAGAAATAGTAAATAAATTAAAGTAA
- a CDS encoding ArsR/SmtB family transcription factor, translated as MNLRRDVFQAIADPTRRAILLLVASQSMTAGAIAANFDTARPTVSKHLQILTECELLKQEQNGREMYYHLNPNKMKEIADFIEPFRKMWDDRFNKLESIMKKYKSKE; from the coding sequence ATGAATTTAAGAAGAGATGTATTTCAAGCCATAGCAGACCCTACAAGAAGGGCTATACTTCTGTTGGTTGCCTCTCAATCCATGACTGCGGGAGCTATAGCTGCCAACTTTGACACGGCCCGACCGACGGTATCGAAACATCTACAGATACTTACAGAATGCGAATTGCTTAAACAGGAGCAAAATGGCAGAGAGATGTATTATCACCTAAACCCAAATAAAATGAAAGAGATTGCAGACTTCATTGAACCATTCCGTAAAATGTGGGATGACAGGTTTAATAAATTGGAATCCATAATGAAAAAATACAAGTCAAAAGAATAG